The Anaerolineales bacterium DNA window AAAAAAAAGTAGGGTGGGTTGGAGGGGCGCCAACCCACCAGAAAAAAAGAGTAGGGTGGGTTGGAGGGGTGCCAACCCACCAGAAAAAAAAGTAGGGTGGGTTGGAGGGGTGCCAAACCACCAGAAAAAAAGAGTAGGGTGGGTTGGAGGGGTGCCAACCCACCCCATGAAGCGGTCCGACCGAATTTCGGCGGGCGGATCGTTCCCCAACCGCCCTGCCGGAATTCCTCAAATCGAATCCGCGATGCGCCGATCCGTCCTGCGGCGGGAAAAGGAAAGCGTGCGGCGCGGGACGCTAGGCGTTGGATGCTGATCTGCGTTTCGGTATATCTGTGATATGATAAAAACTTACCAATCCTCTTCAAGGGGGCATCCATGAACGCCGCAACGGTCCGTTTCACAAAATGGCAGCGGTTTAATCTGGCGCTGGCGGCGTTGGTTTTTCTCGCCGCGCTGGGGTTCTTCGCCGAGTTGTTTTTCGGGAAAACGGGTCGACTCCGATACGACTTGTTTTCTTGGATCAACGCCGCCCTAGTCGGACTACTCTTATGGGCAAGCCTCGTCTTAGTGATCCGGGCGCTGAACGCGCTCCTGTTTCGAATCGATTTTGCCGAAACGTCCTTCCGGGTGACTTCCTTCTCCTGGAGGGGGAAGAAGGTCAAGGAGTATCCGTATGCGGAGATCATCCGGATCGCGCGGGGGATCGGCCGGGGCGAGGTGATCGTCGAAGCCGCCAAAAAGTTGCCGTTGAAACTCACCCCGTTTGTGTATGAGGGCCGGGAAAAGCGGTTGCTCGCGCAATTCGAAAAACGCCTTCCGGAAAAAATCGAACCCGGGTTGGAACAGGCGCTGTTGGTTTTTATAAAGTACGACAAGCTCTCTTACTCCCTGCAGATCGGCATGCAGGTGCTGTTATTTTCGTTGGTTATTTTGTTGACGGGCTTGGATCTGGTGCGTCCGTATTTCGGCTGGCCGAATGCGGTTTCCCACCAATGGGGCACGTTCTATCGGGCTTTTTCGGTTGACAAACACGGCGCCGTTTGGTTTGTTACGAAGAATGTAAATTCCGACGCCGTCCAAGTCGGCCGCCTGCTTGATGGTTCCGTCGATCGTTGGGATATTCCGTCCGAAGCGCTGGCGGATGACCTTGAGGTTTACGGCACAAGGGCGGTGTTCGGCAATTCCACAGGCAATCCGGTTCTGTTGTTGGATAAGGCGGTCCTCTTCTGGACGGGCACAGAATGGCTTCGCAAGCCGATCCCGGGGGATTTTTATTGGTCGCGCGGGATTTCCATCTCCGAGGATGTCTTGCGCTTCATCCAATATGAAGATGGGATTTACCAGCTCCGGTCGTGTCCCTTTGAAGCGCAGGGTTGCGATACCCTTCCCGTTCCGGAGGTGATCGCCGCGCCCGGCGCCAACCTGGTCTTCTACGGCGGTTCCTTGATCGTCGCCGGCCCGGAGGAAGGGCCGATCACCTTCTATCGAAACGAGGACGGAAGATGGGATCCCGTCGCCGGCCCGTTGGATCTGAACGAAAACTCTTTATTAGCCTGGACATTTTCCGGCGATGGGACGCTGTGGGTGTTGAGAGGTTTTTCCACGGGTGGTCATATCCGGGACTACCGCCTCGGTCCCCTGGCATTCGGCCATTGGGATGCCGCTGCGAACGAATGGCATTGGTATGCAGTGAACCCATTTCCTGAGGGCCTCGCTCAAGAAATCGACGGCATCACCGTGGATCCACGGGGACGAATATGGATTTACGGGAGGTATACAACGCCGAAGGTGAGTCTTGGATACGCGGCCGCAGCCTATGTTGTTCACGATGAATTTGCCGACCTGGTCGTTCGCTATACGGATTCAAACTCCAATCTACAGAAAGGCGGGATCGTGCAGGGGCCTGACGGCAGATTGTGGTCGGCCGATTCCGCCCTGGTCTCACTCGACGCCACAACCGAGGATCTGCCGGCGCCGCTCCCGGCTTGGATCGCCGATTTGGATAACACCACGGTAATGTTTGTTTTATTGGGAGTGCTGTTTGTCGTTGAGGCCGCTTATTTTATCGTGCAGGCGGTCATGAAACGGGAAGAGAAAAAGATCGTGAAGGCGGAAGGGAAAGGCGGATAGGAAATTTCCGAACCGTCTTTACTAGGGTGGGCTGTTGCTGCACCGGCCCGCCCTGCTTTTCCCATCCGGATTACAATAATTTTAATCCATTTCTTCCCTCGGGGGCCATGATGACGAATATGACGCTTCGCTTTTCGAAGGTCCAACGCGGATTGATGGTCTTTTCGGCGCTGATCTGCGCCGCCATGCCGGTGTTCTTTCTCTGGGCCGTTTTGGCAATTTGCGGTATCGGCCTGCCGGGGGATCTGCGTCTCCTTCCTTGCGGAATTGCCGCCGTTCTCGTTTTTTTAGGATTGGGATTCACCTTTGTCGCTTTTCTTACCGCCATCCGCGCATGTAATTGCCATTCCTTTCGGTTGGAATTCCTGGAATCCACTTTCCGAATCCGATCGTTCACCTGGAGAGGAAAGAAGGAATCCGAATACCGCTATGAGGATGTCCTGACGGCGAAGCGGGGAACAGTCCGGGGCGAATTGATCCTGGAAATCGCCGGATCGAAACCCCTGCGGCTGACGCCGTTTCTGTATGAAGGCAAAGAAAAAAGGCTGCTTGCGGAATTGGAGCGGCGCCTTCCGCCCGGCAGGATGGAGCCCGACCTGGGGAATGCGCTTACCCGTTTTCGCAAGTACGACAAGCTCCTCTATCCGGTCCTGATCGCGATCCTGGCGGGGTTGTTGCTCAACGCCGGCCAAAGCATGGCGGTCGATGTCCTCCGGCAGTTCGGCGCTTGGCGGAACGCCGTGCCGTGGGATTTGCACACCCACTACCGGACCGTTTCGGCCCAGGATACCGGCGACGTTTGGTTCGCCGATTACACCCTGGCATCCGAGGATGCGCGCATCGGAGTAATCCGGGACGGATCCGCGCAATATTGGAATTTTCCCGCGGCGGTTTTTCAGGATGACGACAGTTCCTACGACATCCTTGGCGTTTGGGGCGATCCGGGCGGGAACCCGGCGGTGATATTCGAATCCTATGTGGCGATATGGGACGGGGCCGAATGGCGGACGTTCGCGCTTCCGGGGGATGTTCCCCGGTACCTGGGATATGCGGTTTATAAATATTCCCTGGTATACCTGTCTGCGGAGCAAGACGGATACCGATTTTGGTCCTGCAATCTTGGTTCGATCCACTGCGATTCCCTTCCCATCCCGGACGCGTTGGCCGAAGCCGACCTTCAACCGGTTTCCTTCCGGGGCTTTCCTTCCGGGCCGGTGCTGGCGGCGGGAAGCGGGACGAAACCGGTTTCTTTTTACCGGTTTGCGGCGGGGCATTGGGCCGCCGTCGGCGGACCGCTCCCGTTTTCCACACGGTTCTTCCTGGGCTTTACGGTTTCGTCGGAGGAAACGTTGTGGGTTGCACGGGATTTGGATTTGGCTCCCGGAGATATGCGCTATTCCTCGGGTCCGTTGGCATTCGGACATTGGGATGCCGGCGCCGGCGAGTGGCAGTGGAGCGCCACGGCCGAATTCCCCGGCACGTTCGAGCAGGGCGTGGAAGGCATGGAGGTCGATCTGCAAGGAAGGATCTGGGTTGTCGGCCACTACCGCACGGCGGACATCGGCATCGGAGATACGGCCGCCGCCTACGTCGTCCGCGGGGAATCGGCCGTGGAAGTCGTCCGCTACACCGACGAGGACTCCAATTTTCAGATCGGGATCGGCGACTGCGCGATGGTCCAAGCTCCCGATGGAAAGCTCTGGACGTGCGATTCCGGATTGGTCTCGCTGGACGCGGCCGCGGAGGAGTTGACGCCGCCGCTTCCCGCCTGGCTGGTGGAGTTGGGTCTGCACAAATACCAGATGATCCTGCTCGGGTTGATTTGCGGTTTGGAGGTTTTGTATTTCCTTGTCGTAGGAATCGTATACCTGAAGCGGAGGAAAGCCGAATCCGCAAATATCCGTGGCTGACGGCGCCGCGGTCTCCCTTTCCCGCCGATCGTATAATAGACGAGGCGCTCTTTCGGGCCTGCTGGCTATGAACGGGAACGCTATTGCTGGTGTAAGCTCCGCAATCTGGTGATCGCCATCCCGGCGGAATCCGCGCCGGGATCCGGGGTTTTCCGAACAGGCCCCCCGCACGCAACGAACGGGCTTGACAGTCCGGAGGATGCCTTTGCCTCCTTTGGACAGCCCCGTGCAATTTCTAGGGAGTCCATCGCGGGATGAATCCGTGGTTTCTCGATGACCGCAGGCTGAAGACCCTGCGCGAGGCGGTGGGGGGGCGGCTGGCGCAGTTCGCCTATCCGCCGGGGTTGGATAGGACCGCCCGCGACAACTACCGCAACGTCCAGGTCGACGCGGTCGGGATCGGACTCTCCGCCGCCGCCACCCCTTTCCTGCCGGTATTCCTGGCACGGCTTGGCGCCGGCGCGTTCGAAGTCGGCCTGCTGACCGTCATGCCGGCCGTGGCCGGATTGATCTTCGCCCTCGCCATCGGCCGCTTCCTCAACGCACGCCGCAACATCGTCCCCTGGTTCAGCTTCTCGCGCTTCCTGGTCGTTTCCTCGTACGCCGCCACCGGCGCCGCGCCGTTCCTCGTCCCGCGCGAGTGGCTCATTCCGGCCGTGATCGGAATCTGGGCGGCGGCGACGATTCCGCAGACGCTCGTCAACGTCGCCTTCTCGGTGGTGATGAACGCCGTGGCCGGGCCGGGCGGGCGCTACGATCTGCTCAGCCGCCGCTGGACGATCCTCGGATTCACCAGCGCAGTCTTCGTCCTCGCCGCCGGCGCGGTCCTGGACCGGATCGCCTTCCCGGTCAACTACCAGGCGGTCTTCCTGGCGTTGTCCGTCGGCGGATTGATCAGCCTGAGGTTTTCCAGCCATATCGTGCTCCCGGAGCGCGCCTCGCAGCCGGCGGCCAAAGGCGCCTCCTGGCGGAATACGCTGCGGGACTACATCCGCTTGGTCCGTTCGCGGCCGGATTTTCTCTCGTTCACGCTCAAGCGGTTTGTGTTCTTCGCCGGAGTCACACTTGCCCAGCCGATCCTGCCGCTGTACTACGTGCGCACCATCCGGGCGTCGGATTCCTGGATCGGCGCGATCAGCATGGTGACGACGGTGGTGATGCTGGCCGGGTATCCGTTGTGGGCGCGCCAATCGCGGGTTCGCGGCTCGCGGTTCGTCCTGCTGGCGACGACGTTCGGCGTGGGGCTGTTCCCGCTGCTGGTGGCCTTTACCCGCCGGGTGGAGGTGATCGCACTACTGGCCGGATTGATGGGCATGTTCCAAGCGGGGGTCGACCTGGTGCTCTTCGACGAATTGATGAAGACGATTCCGGAGGAGTACAGCGCGCTGTTCGTCTCCTTCTCCCAGTTGTTCACCTACCTCCCGACCGTGGCGGCCCCTTTGCTCGGAACGCTGCTCGCGGAAGGAATCGGGCTGGGGGGCGCATTGGTCGCGGCGGCGGTCCTGCGCTTGGCGGGAACGGCGCTGTTCGCGGTCCGGGAGCGAGCGCCGGCGGGTTGAGGCCGGATATTTGGATCTGCAAAACGGCACGAAGAACAGCCCGAAGAACACGGAGAATAACCCACAGCGCGGGAAGCCTCCCGCTGATCCCGCTTCCCCCGATTCGCGAGCCCGCCCCGGACTCCGCTTCCCCCAACATAGAGCATGCCGAGGGCGGGCGCAAGAAGGCTGGGCCGGGCCGGGGGGCAGGCGTGAGGGCGGGCGCGAGGTATTCCTCATCATCCCGCAGCAGCGGGGTAAAGCCGCTTTCTTGTCATCCTATGTCCGGGGAAGGATTTGCATCGGTGCATGAAGATATTCCGCTTTCCCCTGCCTGGCCGGCTTCTCGTATGGTCTCAGGATCTTGGCGCTTCCCGCGGCTTTCCGGTCACTCTATCTGCCGCTTCGAGGAAAGCGGAGGAAAAGACCGGGCGACATGGACATGCCGCCGGGCGGAGACCCGGCAGGATCGGACGACTGCTGGTAAACTTAGCAGACTGTTGAAGCAGGGGAATGTGGCGGTGCCGCGGCTCCGGAGGTTTTCCGGGGCGGATCCGACCGGCTTTTTCCCGCGGCCGGTTGGGTGAAGCGCGGCTCCGCCGAGTCCCAAGCCCTCGCACAAGGAGTCCTCATGACCACCAAAGTGCAAGCGAGCCCCGCACCGGTCAACGACAAGCGCGAAATCAACGGTTGGGCGATGTACGACTGGGCGAACTCCGCCTTCTCGACGACCGTCGGCACCGTCTTCCTCGGCCCTTACGTGGCGAGCCTGGCGGCCCAGGCGGCCGAGGGGGCGCAGGACGGGATGGCGCGGCTGCTTGGCATCCCCATTGCGCCGGATTCCTTCTTTCCCTACTGCGTGTCGATCTCGGTCGGCCTGCAGGTCCTGTTCCTGCCGATCCTCGGCGCGATCGCCGATTACTCGCACCTGCGCAAGCAGTTGATGCAGCTCTTCGCCGTGACCGGCGCCGTCGCGACCATCGCGTTGTTCCTGACCACCGCGCCGGTTTGGTGGCTCGGCGGCCTGCTCTATATGATCGCCAACCTGGCCTTCGGCGCGGCGATCGTGTTCTACAACGCCTACCTGCCCGACATTGCCAGTCCGGACCAGCGCGACCGGGTTTCCTCCTTCGGCTGGGCGATGGGCTACCTCGGCGGCGGCTTGCTGCTGGTGCTGAACCTGGCCTTTTACATGCTGCGCGACAAGCTCGGCGTGCCCACCGACCTGGCGGTGCGGATCAACCTGGCCTCGGCCGGGATCTGGTGGCTGGGATTCTCCTTCTTCACCTGGCTGCGGCTCCATCCGCGCTACGCGCGCAGGCCGTTGCCGCAGGGCGAGACCTACGCCAGCGTCGGATTCAAGCAGTTGTGGTCCACGATCCGTGAAATGAAGAACTTCCCCGAAACGCTCAAGTTCCTGGTGGCGTATTTCCTGTACAACGACGGGATCCAAACCGTGATCGCCGTCTCGGCCACCTTCGCCGCGGCGCCGCTGCTGCGCGGCGGGCTGGAAATCAAGCAGGAGCAGTTGACGATCGTCATCCTGATGATCCAGTTCGTGGCCTTCTTCGGCGCGCTGCTTTGGGGCCGGCTGGCCAAGCTGATGGGGGCGAAGCGCTCGATCGTCCTCAGCCTGGTGATCTGGGCCGGGGTGGTGATCTACGCCTACGGCGGGATGTACGGAGAATCGCGGCTGGCGGAGTTCTTCGTCCTGGGGGGGTTCATCGCACTGGTGATGGGCGGTTCGCAGGCCATCAGCCGCAGCCTGTTCGCCCAGATGATCCCGGCCGGCAAGGAAGCCGAGTATTATTCCTTTTATGAAGTCAGCGAGCGCGGCACGTCGTGGATCGGCCCGATGCTGTTCGGGCTGGTCAATCAGATCTTCGGCAGCCTGCGGCCGGCGATCCTCTCGCTGATTTTCTTCTTCGTGATGGGGCTGATCATCCTGCCGCTGGTGAACACCGACAAGGCGGTGGCGGACCTCAAGGCGTTCGAGGCGGGGGAAACCCGACCCTAAGGGTTCCCAAGGGTTCCCCCCGACCCTTAAGAACCCTTAGGGTCGGACTTTTTCAATTCAGCTGAGATTGAGGGGCCTTCGCCAGAACCTGCTCGACCATTTGCCGCAGGTACGGGTACGGCAGTGCGCCGACTTGCTGGTGCACTACTTGGCCGCCTTGGAAAATCAACATCGTGGGAATGCCTTGTATGCCGTAGCGCATCGCCCATTCCGGATTCTCCTCGGTGTTCACCTTGGCCACCACCAACCGGCCCGCGTATACCTCGGCCAGCTTCTCGAGGGCGGGGGCCACCATCCGGCAGGGCAGGCACCACGGCGCCCAGAAATCCACCAGCACCGGCATCGGCGATTGCAGGACGGTCTTTTCAAACGCGGGGTCGGTCACGTGAATCGGTACGTTCATCGTTCCTCCGGGTTCTCGGGTTTTTCCTTATGTTAAATGCCGGTGCCGGGGAAAGGTGACAAAACCGGCGGGAAAGCAAAAACCGGTGATTGCGGGCGGTGGGGGCGGGGCCGGCGTCACGTTTCCGGCGGAACGGCATCCAAATCTATGGACCATACTAGATCCGAATCCGCGCTCTTGGAACGGGTCCGCGCCGGCGATCAACGCGCCTGCGCGGAATGTGTGGAGATTCATGCGCCAGGCATCTACCGCCTGGCGCTGCGGATGATGCGCAACGAGTCCGATGCCGAGGATGTGGTCCAGGAGACTTTTCTGAGCGCGTTCAAGGGGATCGACCGGTTCGACGGCCGGTCGCAATTGCGATCCTGGCTCTACCGAATCGCCTACAACGCGGCGCTGATGCGTCTGCGGCGCACTGCTCCCGAGACGGTTGCGGTGGATGAGGCGGCCGATCCGGAGGATGGCGCGACCGTTCCACAGGCGTTGTTCGACTGGCGCGATCATCCGGAGGCGGAATTGGAGAGGGCCGAGGCCCGTGCGGAACTCGAGCGGGCGGTGCGGGAACTGCCGGAGAAGCTGCGGGCGGCGTTCGTGATGCGCGAATTGGAGAACCTTTCGACCGAGGAAGCGGCGGCTGCGTTAAACGTTTCGGAGGACGTCGTCAAGACCCGCCTGCACCGGGCGCGGCTATGGCTGCGCGAGCGCTTGACGGCCTACTTCGCCGCTCCGGCGGCGGGCGCGGAGGCGGAACGATGAACCATGAATTCTGCAAAAACCTCTTGGAAGAACTTTCGCTCTACGCCGAGG harbors:
- a CDS encoding MFS transporter; its protein translation is MTTKVQASPAPVNDKREINGWAMYDWANSAFSTTVGTVFLGPYVASLAAQAAEGAQDGMARLLGIPIAPDSFFPYCVSISVGLQVLFLPILGAIADYSHLRKQLMQLFAVTGAVATIALFLTTAPVWWLGGLLYMIANLAFGAAIVFYNAYLPDIASPDQRDRVSSFGWAMGYLGGGLLLVLNLAFYMLRDKLGVPTDLAVRINLASAGIWWLGFSFFTWLRLHPRYARRPLPQGETYASVGFKQLWSTIREMKNFPETLKFLVAYFLYNDGIQTVIAVSATFAAAPLLRGGLEIKQEQLTIVILMIQFVAFFGALLWGRLAKLMGAKRSIVLSLVIWAGVVIYAYGGMYGESRLAEFFVLGGFIALVMGGSQAISRSLFAQMIPAGKEAEYYSFYEVSERGTSWIGPMLFGLVNQIFGSLRPAILSLIFFFVMGLIILPLVNTDKAVADLKAFEAGETRP
- a CDS encoding sigma-70 family RNA polymerase sigma factor produces the protein MDHTRSESALLERVRAGDQRACAECVEIHAPGIYRLALRMMRNESDAEDVVQETFLSAFKGIDRFDGRSQLRSWLYRIAYNAALMRLRRTAPETVAVDEAADPEDGATVPQALFDWRDHPEAELERAEARAELERAVRELPEKLRAAFVMRELENLSTEEAAAALNVSEDVVKTRLHRARLWLRERLTAYFAAPAAGAEAER
- the trxA gene encoding thioredoxin, translating into MNVPIHVTDPAFEKTVLQSPMPVLVDFWAPWCLPCRMVAPALEKLAEVYAGRLVVAKVNTEENPEWAMRYGIQGIPTMLIFQGGQVVHQQVGALPYPYLRQMVEQVLAKAPQSQLN